The Glycine soja cultivar W05 chromosome 8, ASM419377v2, whole genome shotgun sequence genome has a window encoding:
- the LOC114424621 gene encoding berberine bridge enzyme-like 8 encodes MSVILPFVSIFLLHVLTATSETILQCLSLHSDPSRPISAVTYFPKNPSYPPILEAYIRNLRLSSPTTPKPTFIVAPTHVSHIQASIICCKRFNLEIRTRSGGHDFEGLSYMSQTPFVIVDMFMLKSVEVDVEDQTAWVDSGSTIGELYYAIAEKSRVLGFPAGVCHSVGVGGHFSGGGYGNMMRRFGLSVDNVLDALIVDSEGRVLDKATMGEDLFWAIRGGGGASFGVIVSWKIRLVPVPEVVTVFRIEKTLEQDASDLVFQWQYVADKIHDGLFIRVVLSPVTRSDRKTIKAKFNALFLGNSQELLSVMNQSFPQLGLVAEQCIQMSWIQSVLFWDNYPVGTSVDVLLQRHATKEKFLKKKSDYVQQPISKAALEGIWKMMMELEKPVFTFNPYGGKMGEISEFETPFPHRFGNIFKIQYSVSWDEEGEDVAKQYLYQIRRLYDYMTPYVSYSPRSSYLNYRDVDIGVNGPGNATYAQASVWGRKYFKRNFDRLVQVKTKVDPSNFFRYEQSIPSLASAHSIVSE; translated from the coding sequence ATGTCTGTGATCCTACCCTTTGTCTCAATCTTTCTGCTCCATGTTCTAACGGCAACCTCAGAGACCATTCTCCAATGCCTCTCTCTCCATTCTGACCCTTCTCGTCCAATCTCTGCAGTCACCTATTTCCCAAAAAACCCTTCATACCCTCCCATTTTGGAGGCCTACATCAGAAACCTGAGGTTAAGTTCCCCCACAACCCCAAAACCAACCTTCATTGTTGCACCAACACACGTGTCCCACATCCAAGCCTCCATCATCTGCTGCAAAAGGTTCAATCTTGAGATCAGAACAAGAAGTGGGGGGCACGACTTTGAAGGCCTCTCGTACATGTCACAAACCCCATTTGTGATTGTGGACATGTTCATGCTGAAATCAGTGGAGGTCGACGTCGAGGACCAGACAGCGTGGGTTGACTCGGGGTCAACGATTGGTGAGCTTTACTATGCTATTGCTGAGAAGAGTAGGGTCCTAGGTTTCCCTGCTGGCGTGTGTCACAGTGTTGGTGTTGGAGGGCATTTCAGTGGAGGAGGGTATGGGAACATGATGAGAAGGTTTGGTCTCTCAGTGGATAATGTTTTGGATGCCCTAATTGTGGATTCTGAAGGAAGAGTCTTGGATAAGGCAACAATGGGTGAAGATCTTTTCTGGGCCATTAGAGGAGGTGGTGGTGCTAGCTTTGGGGTTATTGTTTCATGGAAAATTAGGTTAGTTCCTGTGCCTGAGGTTGTCACGGTTTTCAGAATTGAAAAAACATTGGAACAAGATGCCAGTGATCTTGTTTTTCAGTGGCAGTATGTTGCTGATAAGATACACGATGGCTTGTTCATTAGGGTGGTTCTTAGTCCCGTGACGAGATCGGATCGGAAGACAATAAAGGCCAAGTTCAATGCCTTGTTTCTTGGAAATTCACAAGAGCTTCTTTCTGTGATGAATCAAAGTTTCCCTCAACTGGGTTTGGTTGCCGAACAGTGCATTCAAATGAGTTGGATTCAGTCGGTGTTGTTTTGGGATAACTATCCGGTGGGGACTTCGGTTGATGTTTTGCTTCAAAGACATGCAACAAAAGAGAAATTCTTGAAGAAGAAATCAGATTATGTGCAGCAACCTATCTCCAAAGCTGCCCTTGAAGGTATATGGAAGATGATGATGGAACTAGAAAAGCCTGTTTTCACATTCAACCCCTATGGTGGGAAAATGGGTGAGATTTCTGAGTTCGAAACACCGTTTCCACATAGGTTTggtaacatatttaaaattcagTACTCTGTGAGTTGGGATGAGGAGGGTGAAGATGTTGCTAAACAATATTTATATCAGATTCGGAGGCTATATGATTACATGACTCCTTATGTGTCATACTCACCTAGAAGTTCGTATCTGAACTATAGAGATGTTGATATAGGTGTCAATGGCCCTGGAAATGCTACTTATGCACAGGCTAGTGTTTGGGGTAGGAAGTATTTCAAGAGAAATTTTGATAGGCTGGTGCAGGTAAAGACCAAGGTAGATCCTAGCAATTTTTTCAGATATGAACAGAGTATTCCATCACTTGCATCTGCTCATAGTATAGTGTCAGAATAG